Proteins co-encoded in one Flavivirga eckloniae genomic window:
- a CDS encoding patatin-like phospholipase family protein: MKALVISGGGSKGAYAGGVAQYLIQEEERDYDLFLGTSTGSLLVPHLAAGKISKLKEVFTNVSQNDIFSVSPFVQRKKGKREFVSIDFINTLWQFIRMKRTFGESKALRRHIKKHFTEVEYNLIKETKDDVVVTVSNLSKNRVEYKSIKEFSYDEFCDWIWISCNYIPFMSLVKRNGFEYADGGLGCVIPIREAILRGATEVDAVVLESENMEYNKVLGKNPFSLMINLFSHLLDQVERSDITIGKLAAKNNDVKLNLYYTPSKLIENSLIFNKKLMTSWWQQGYDYAREKCKEARSNELRID; this comes from the coding sequence GTGAAAGCATTAGTAATTTCAGGAGGAGGAAGTAAAGGTGCTTACGCCGGAGGCGTGGCTCAGTATTTAATACAGGAGGAAGAAAGGGATTATGATCTGTTTTTGGGTACGTCTACAGGAAGTTTGTTAGTACCACATCTGGCTGCAGGTAAGATTAGTAAGCTTAAAGAAGTTTTTACAAATGTGAGTCAGAACGATATTTTTAGCGTGAGTCCTTTTGTACAACGTAAAAAAGGAAAGCGTGAATTCGTTTCTATCGATTTTATAAATACGCTTTGGCAATTCATTAGAATGAAACGAACTTTTGGTGAAAGCAAGGCTCTAAGACGTCATATTAAAAAGCATTTTACAGAAGTTGAATACAATCTCATTAAGGAAACCAAAGATGATGTTGTTGTTACGGTATCTAATTTATCTAAAAATAGAGTAGAGTATAAGTCTATAAAGGAATTTAGTTATGATGAGTTTTGTGATTGGATATGGATTTCTTGCAACTACATTCCATTTATGTCCTTAGTGAAAAGAAATGGTTTCGAATATGCAGATGGCGGTTTAGGGTGTGTTATTCCTATAAGGGAAGCTATTTTACGTGGCGCTACCGAAGTTGATGCCGTAGTTTTGGAGTCTGAAAATATGGAATACAATAAAGTATTGGGTAAAAATCCATTTTCCTTAATGATTAATTTGTTTAGCCATTTACTAGATCAAGTGGAGCGTAGCGATATAACTATTGGAAAATTAGCAGCCAAGAATAACGACGTAAAACTTAACTTATATTACACACCTTCTAAGCTAATTGAAAACTCTCTAATTTTTAATAAGAAGCTAATGACCTCTTGGTGGCAACAAGGGTATGATTATGCTAGGGAAAAATGTAAGGAGGCACGATCTAATGAGCTTCGTATTGATTAG
- a CDS encoding DUF7935 family protein, whose translation MDTQRILDLFLFAIPSLITGVIAYYFFREHTKNEDGRRRFLLKKDLQVTAMPLRLQAYERMTLFLERITPSKLLVRTAPTSEDKDDYEALLIHSIEQEFEHNLSQQIYISDKCWNIITTAKNATIQLIRKANLLEKTDSANKLREVVLTEMMDRRSPSDAALSFIKEEVSDMW comes from the coding sequence ATGGATACACAAAGAATTTTAGATTTATTTTTATTCGCCATACCATCATTAATAACAGGCGTTATTGCTTATTACTTTTTTAGAGAACATACAAAAAATGAGGACGGCAGAAGACGATTTTTGTTAAAAAAAGACCTGCAAGTTACTGCCATGCCTTTACGCCTTCAAGCCTACGAAAGAATGACTTTGTTTTTAGAACGTATTACACCTTCTAAACTACTTGTTAGAACAGCTCCAACATCGGAAGATAAAGATGACTACGAAGCCTTGTTAATACACAGTATTGAACAAGAATTCGAACACAATTTATCGCAACAAATATATATTAGCGATAAATGTTGGAACATCATTACTACAGCAAAAAACGCTACCATTCAACTTATTAGAAAAGCCAATTTGCTTGAAAAAACAGATTCTGCCAATAAATTACGAGAAGTTGTTTTAACCGAAATGATGGATCGCCGTTCCCCTAGTGATGCGGCACTTTCTTTTATTAAGGAGGAGGTTTCGGATATGTGGTAA
- a CDS encoding FMN-binding glutamate synthase family protein, producing MNNILDFLSSIPWWGWILIGLALVAIRDIFVQKSHTISHNFPIIGHLRYWFESIGPEMRQYFVANNREELPFNRIERGWIYASAKKENNYEGFGTDRDIYEHQHVFINNAMMPFQIDKNHPNSIDKTFLPCAKVIGAFNKRKKPYRPASVINVSAMSFGSLSAKAVESLNKGVKIAEAYHNTGEGGLSPYHSNGGDVVFHFGTGYFGVRAEDGGFSMEKMKKLVKDNPFIRAIEVKLSQGAKPGKGGVLPGAKITKEIAAIRGVEVGKDVLSPPNHKAFSNVPEMVNFIEDIAEATGLPVGIKAAIGKLEQWEELADIMLETGKGPDFITVDGGEGGTGAAPPSFADHVSLPWVYGFSDLYKLFQGKGLSERIVFIGSGKLGFPAKAAMAFAMGIDCINVAREAMMSIGCIQAQICHTNRCPAGIATQSKWLQNGIDITLKSERLAQYFKTFKKELIEITHAAGYEHPCQFKMDDVEINVDDHNISKELSRTYMYEKTPVPFISMQNLKDCLYLGGDFNKTQID from the coding sequence ATGAACAACATATTAGATTTTTTATCAAGCATCCCTTGGTGGGGCTGGATTTTAATTGGTTTAGCTCTTGTAGCCATTCGCGATATTTTCGTTCAAAAAAGTCATACCATAAGTCATAACTTCCCAATAATTGGTCACTTACGGTATTGGTTCGAAAGTATAGGCCCAGAAATGCGGCAATACTTTGTGGCCAACAACAGAGAGGAATTGCCTTTTAACCGTATTGAACGCGGTTGGATTTATGCCTCTGCAAAAAAAGAAAACAATTACGAAGGTTTTGGTACCGACAGAGATATCTACGAGCATCAGCACGTATTTATTAACAATGCCATGATGCCTTTTCAAATTGATAAAAACCATCCGAATAGTATAGACAAAACCTTTTTGCCCTGCGCTAAGGTAATAGGTGCGTTTAATAAACGTAAAAAACCATACCGTCCAGCATCGGTTATCAATGTGTCTGCTATGAGTTTTGGTTCACTTTCGGCAAAAGCAGTAGAGTCATTAAACAAAGGGGTAAAAATAGCCGAAGCCTACCATAATACAGGTGAAGGTGGTTTATCTCCCTATCACAGCAACGGTGGTGATGTGGTGTTTCATTTTGGTACGGGCTACTTTGGTGTTCGTGCTGAAGATGGTGGATTCTCTATGGAGAAAATGAAAAAGTTGGTTAAAGACAACCCTTTTATACGAGCCATTGAAGTAAAACTATCCCAAGGGGCAAAACCCGGGAAAGGTGGTGTATTACCGGGTGCAAAAATCACTAAAGAAATAGCTGCTATCCGTGGTGTAGAAGTTGGGAAGGATGTGTTATCCCCACCTAATCATAAAGCATTTTCCAATGTTCCGGAAATGGTAAATTTTATTGAAGATATTGCAGAAGCTACAGGATTACCAGTTGGTATTAAAGCAGCCATTGGAAAATTGGAGCAATGGGAAGAGCTTGCAGATATCATGCTAGAAACCGGAAAAGGTCCAGATTTTATTACTGTTGATGGCGGCGAAGGTGGTACTGGTGCTGCGCCTCCTAGTTTTGCAGATCATGTATCACTCCCCTGGGTGTACGGGTTTAGCGATTTATATAAACTATTTCAAGGAAAAGGTCTATCTGAACGTATTGTTTTTATTGGTAGCGGAAAATTAGGATTTCCTGCCAAAGCAGCTATGGCATTTGCTATGGGTATAGATTGTATAAATGTAGCACGCGAAGCCATGATGAGTATTGGTTGCATACAGGCTCAAATTTGCCATACCAACCGATGCCCAGCTGGCATTGCAACTCAAAGCAAATGGCTACAAAACGGTATCGATATAACCTTAAAATCGGAACGACTGGCACAATACTTTAAAACCTTTAAAAAAGAACTTATAGAAATTACTCATGCAGCGGGGTACGAACACCCTTGCCAATTTAAAATGGACGATGTAGAAATTAATGTCGACGATCATAATATCTCAAAAGAATTAAGCAGAACATACATGTATGAAAAAACACCTGTACCATTTATTAGCATGCAAAATTTAAAAGATTGTTTATATTTGGGCGGAGATTTTAACAAAACCCAGATCGACTAA
- a CDS encoding amidohydrolase, with translation MKYFFLACILFVVARTQGQNDLEQQFIDIESKVIEWRHHFHKNPELSNREFKTAEKIAKHLKSLGIKVQTGVAHTGVVGILKGKNPGKVIALRADIDALPVTERNDLPFKSEVRTTFLNTETGVMHACGHDTHTAILMGVAEILAKNKEKINGTVKFIFQPAEEGPPPGEEGGAKLMIKEGVLENPKVDAIFGLHIRSNYEVGTIYYKKGGIMASVERFLINVKGKQTHGGRPWQGVDPILISAKIIDGLQTIVSRESKLVDEAAVITVGKITAGTRFNIIPESAELIGTVRTLDPKMKAHIERRMTEMVTTLAKAYGGEATISFQNNTAITYNDFDLVDKMLPTLQKVAGVKNVRLRKATTGGEDFSYFQEVIPGFYFFLGGMTPGNKEAFPHHTPDFKIDDKGMLLGVKALTNITFDYLNN, from the coding sequence ATGAAATACTTTTTTTTGGCATGTATTCTCTTTGTAGTTGCTAGAACTCAAGGACAAAACGATTTAGAGCAACAATTTATAGACATTGAAAGTAAGGTTATTGAATGGAGACATCATTTCCATAAAAACCCGGAACTATCAAACAGAGAGTTTAAAACTGCTGAAAAAATTGCTAAACATTTAAAATCCCTAGGTATTAAAGTTCAAACAGGAGTTGCGCATACAGGTGTTGTTGGTATTTTAAAAGGAAAAAATCCAGGAAAAGTCATTGCTTTACGTGCCGATATTGATGCGCTGCCAGTTACCGAACGAAACGACCTCCCTTTTAAATCTGAAGTAAGAACCACGTTTTTAAATACAGAAACAGGTGTGATGCATGCTTGTGGTCACGATACACATACAGCCATATTAATGGGTGTAGCAGAAATACTCGCCAAAAACAAAGAAAAAATTAACGGAACGGTAAAATTTATTTTTCAACCTGCAGAAGAAGGCCCTCCTCCGGGAGAAGAAGGCGGAGCAAAACTCATGATTAAAGAAGGCGTATTAGAAAATCCAAAGGTAGATGCCATATTCGGATTGCATATACGATCAAACTACGAAGTGGGAACCATTTACTATAAAAAAGGAGGCATTATGGCTTCCGTAGAGCGTTTTTTAATTAATGTAAAAGGCAAGCAAACTCATGGTGGAAGGCCTTGGCAAGGCGTAGACCCTATTTTAATTTCTGCCAAAATTATTGATGGCTTACAAACTATAGTGAGTAGAGAATCTAAATTAGTAGACGAAGCAGCAGTAATTACAGTAGGAAAAATTACAGCTGGCACACGTTTTAACATCATACCAGAAAGTGCAGAATTAATAGGTACCGTAAGAACTTTAGATCCCAAAATGAAAGCGCATATTGAGCGCCGCATGACAGAAATGGTAACGACGCTAGCAAAAGCTTACGGAGGCGAAGCAACTATTAGTTTTCAAAACAATACAGCTATTACCTACAATGATTTTGATCTGGTAGACAAAATGCTTCCCACTCTGCAAAAAGTTGCTGGCGTTAAAAATGTCCGGTTAAGAAAAGCAACTACAGGAGGTGAAGACTTTTCATATTTTCAAGAAGTTATCCCCGGGTTCTATTTCTTTTTAGGAGGCATGACACCTGGAAATAAAGAGGCTTTCCCACACCATACACCAGACTTTAAAATTGATGACAAAGGCATGCTCTTAGGAGTAAAAGCCCTAACCAACATAACTTTCGATTACTTAAACAACTAA
- a CDS encoding ATP-dependent helicase — MEKYLSQLNEAQLEPTIQIDGPMIVIAGAGSGKTRVLTYRIAYMMSKGIDAFNILSLTFTNKAAREMKERIASIVGTSEAKNLWMGTFHSVFAKILRIEADKLGYPSNFTIYDTQDSDRLIASIIKEMNLDKDIYKYKQVRSRISSYKNSLITVRAYFQNPELKEADAMARRPRMGEIYKEYVDRCFKAGAMDFDDLLLKTNELLTRFPEVLAKYQNRFKYILVDEYQDTNHSQYLIVRALSDKFQNICVVGDDAQSIYAFRGANINNILNFQKDYDDVKVFRLEQNYRSTKNIVNAANSVIDKNQTKLDKVVWTANDEGGKIKVNRSLTDADEGRYVASTIFETKMQNQLKNGDFAILYRTNAQSRSIEDALRKRDIPYRIYGGLSFYQRKEIKDVLSYLRLIINPADEEALKRVINFPPRGIGQTTVDKLIVSANGYNRTMFEVMKNIDKTDVKINSGTKTKLQNFVTLIESYQVLNQTADVFELAEHVTRTSGLIKEFNKDGTPEGVTRMENIEELLNGMKDFVEGQKEIVDSTGSLAEFLEDVALATDLDNDKGEDMDRVSLMTIHLAKGLEFPYVYIVGLEEDLFPSAMSMNTRSELEEERRLFYVALTRAEKQAYLTYALSRYRWGKLVDSDPSRFIEEIDEQYLEVLTPPEERRFNPMLDADIFGDVPTEQKSKVSPDKLRFKPAKQVVLKKGSTKKAPEKFQVTQPKNLKPVSKTTENTNLFDSKLAVGNIVKHMRFGAGEVMKIEGTGADVKAEINFQHGGVKKLLLRFAKLEVVG, encoded by the coding sequence TTGGAAAAGTATTTAAGTCAGCTAAATGAAGCGCAATTGGAGCCCACAATTCAAATTGATGGTCCTATGATAGTTATTGCGGGAGCGGGATCTGGAAAAACACGTGTGCTTACGTATCGTATTGCTTATATGATGAGTAAGGGCATTGACGCGTTTAATATTTTATCCCTGACTTTTACCAATAAAGCGGCTCGCGAAATGAAAGAGCGTATTGCTTCTATTGTTGGAACTAGTGAAGCCAAAAATTTATGGATGGGTACTTTTCACTCGGTGTTTGCTAAAATTTTAAGGATTGAGGCAGATAAATTGGGATACCCGAGCAATTTTACCATTTATGATACTCAAGATTCTGATAGATTAATTGCGTCTATTATTAAGGAAATGAATCTTGATAAAGATATTTACAAATATAAGCAGGTACGTTCCAGAATTTCATCGTACAAAAACAGTTTGATTACGGTGCGGGCGTATTTTCAAAACCCTGAACTTAAGGAAGCGGATGCTATGGCGAGACGCCCTAGAATGGGGGAGATCTATAAAGAATATGTAGATCGTTGCTTTAAGGCCGGTGCTATGGATTTTGACGACTTATTGTTAAAAACCAACGAGTTGTTAACACGATTCCCAGAGGTTTTAGCAAAGTATCAAAATCGTTTTAAATATATTTTAGTTGATGAGTATCAGGATACCAACCACTCGCAATATTTGATTGTAAGAGCGTTGTCTGATAAGTTTCAAAATATATGTGTGGTGGGAGATGATGCGCAGAGTATTTATGCTTTCCGTGGTGCTAATATTAATAACATTTTGAATTTCCAGAAGGATTATGATGACGTGAAGGTATTCAGGTTGGAGCAGAATTATCGTTCTACAAAGAATATCGTTAATGCAGCAAATTCGGTTATCGATAAGAACCAAACGAAACTAGACAAAGTGGTTTGGACGGCTAATGATGAAGGAGGCAAAATAAAGGTAAACCGTTCGTTAACTGATGCAGACGAAGGTCGTTATGTTGCTAGTACTATTTTTGAAACCAAGATGCAAAACCAGCTAAAGAATGGCGATTTTGCAATTTTATATAGAACGAATGCGCAGTCGCGTTCTATTGAGGATGCGTTGCGTAAGCGTGATATACCGTATCGAATTTATGGTGGATTGTCGTTTTATCAGCGTAAGGAGATAAAGGATGTGTTGTCTTACCTCAGGCTTATTATTAATCCCGCCGATGAAGAGGCTTTAAAACGTGTGATTAATTTCCCGCCTCGTGGTATTGGCCAAACAACGGTAGATAAATTAATTGTTTCTGCTAATGGTTACAACCGCACCATGTTTGAGGTGATGAAGAACATTGATAAAACCGATGTTAAGATTAATTCCGGGACTAAAACCAAACTCCAGAATTTTGTAACCTTAATAGAAAGCTATCAGGTATTAAATCAAACCGCCGATGTGTTTGAATTGGCTGAGCATGTTACAAGAACGAGCGGACTTATAAAAGAGTTTAATAAAGATGGTACTCCAGAAGGTGTTACCCGTATGGAAAACATTGAAGAACTCTTAAATGGTATGAAGGATTTTGTGGAAGGGCAGAAAGAGATTGTCGATTCAACAGGATCTTTAGCGGAGTTTTTGGAAGATGTAGCCTTGGCGACCGATTTAGATAACGATAAAGGTGAGGACATGGATCGGGTGTCGCTTATGACTATTCACTTAGCTAAAGGGCTCGAGTTTCCATATGTATATATTGTTGGTTTGGAAGAAGATTTATTCCCTAGTGCTATGAGTATGAATACGCGCAGTGAACTAGAGGAGGAGCGCCGATTGTTTTATGTGGCTTTAACTCGTGCTGAAAAGCAAGCATATTTAACATATGCGCTATCGAGATACCGTTGGGGTAAGCTTGTGGATTCTGATCCTAGCCGTTTTATTGAAGAAATTGATGAACAATATTTAGAGGTTTTAACACCTCCTGAGGAACGCCGTTTTAATCCTATGTTAGATGCCGATATTTTTGGGGATGTTCCTACCGAACAAAAAAGTAAGGTGTCTCCAGATAAACTTAGATTTAAGCCAGCTAAACAAGTGGTGCTTAAAAAAGGATCGACTAAAAAAGCACCTGAAAAATTTCAGGTTACACAGCCTAAAAACTTAAAACCGGTTAGCAAAACTACAGAAAACACGAATTTATTTGATAGTAAACTTGCGGTAGGAAATATTGTTAAGCACATGCGTTTTGGTGCGGGAGAGGTTATGAAAATTGAAGGTACTGGAGCCGATGTTAAGGCTGAAATCAATTTTCAGCATGGTGGTGTTAAAAAGTTATTGCTGCGCTTTGCTAAGTTAGAGGTTGTGGGGTAA
- a CDS encoding alpha/beta fold hydrolase — translation MKQIIIYLTCLINCSLLSSQIEQNIISEDNIIHYTTYGKGEPILIINGGPGMNSEGFKHLAKIIGKTNKAIIYDQRGTGQSKMSEINTSTITMDLMVEDIEAIRNHLKLDKWIILGHSFGGMLGSHYASKHPKRIKGLILSASGGIDMGIFSRINIEARLTKTERDSLNYWNDKISNGNTTLHAKLQRGKFLAPAYVYDKSFTPIISKRLTQLNSAVSQLVFQNMRAINFDCSKGLKDVKAPVLIIQGKEDIVDKITAETSANAFQNSKLVILEKCGHYGWLDQPKAYFENINTYLGKVKN, via the coding sequence ATGAAGCAAATAATTATTTACCTAACGTGTTTAATTAACTGCAGTTTACTAAGCTCACAAATTGAACAAAACATTATTTCTGAAGATAATATAATTCATTATACAACTTATGGTAAAGGAGAACCTATATTAATTATAAATGGAGGTCCAGGGATGAATAGCGAAGGTTTCAAACATCTAGCTAAAATTATAGGTAAAACAAATAAAGCAATCATTTACGATCAAAGAGGTACAGGGCAATCTAAAATGTCTGAGATAAATACCAGTACCATTACAATGGATTTAATGGTAGAAGATATTGAGGCAATTCGAAATCATTTAAAACTGGATAAATGGATTATACTGGGGCATTCATTCGGAGGTATGCTCGGCTCGCATTACGCCTCAAAACATCCAAAAAGAATCAAAGGGCTTATTTTATCTGCTTCTGGTGGCATTGATATGGGAATTTTTTCAAGAATCAATATTGAAGCAAGACTAACAAAAACAGAAAGAGATTCCTTAAACTATTGGAACGATAAAATTTCAAACGGAAACACAACCCTACATGCAAAATTACAAAGAGGCAAGTTTTTAGCCCCTGCCTATGTATATGATAAATCTTTTACACCTATAATTTCCAAAAGATTAACACAATTGAATTCTGCCGTTAGCCAATTGGTTTTTCAAAACATGAGAGCTATTAACTTTGATTGCTCAAAAGGATTAAAAGATGTTAAGGCACCCGTTCTGATTATTCAAGGTAAAGAAGATATCGTTGATAAAATAACGGCAGAAACGTCGGCAAATGCATTTCAAAACTCAAAGTTAGTTATACTTGAAAAATGTGGGCATTATGGATGGTTGGACCAACCAAAAGCATACTTTGAAAACATTAATACATACTTAGGAAAAGTAAAAAATTAA
- a CDS encoding glycogen-binding domain-containing protein, which yields MKQIKQHISFLVFTFISLCSFAQNDTFKGYKIEGDTVVFAFDVRDYSKFTQEYTGQIHDFEDFDIENVVVSGEFNLWSRDNWKMNKIDEYNYELRKSLDDFTDEFSWEFKFVINNSYWAEPSKNDPNISKAIKEGRKLRNVYNLKMYTAYPEYNGNASFKLKGYTNAKKVILAGSFNKWNESLFKMNKTHDGWELTLQIKPGVYEYRFIVDGHWMEDPNNSNKVTNEFDEYNSVIDIKKYTAFKLKGYTTAKKVILAGSFNNWDEHDFVMRKMDYGWKYVVPLSGGKHHYKFIVDGVWVVDPNNSVKEYDGNGHVNSVCMVK from the coding sequence GTGAAGCAAATAAAACAACATATAAGCTTTTTAGTTTTTACTTTTATTAGCCTTTGTTCGTTCGCACAAAACGATACGTTTAAAGGTTATAAAATAGAAGGAGACACTGTAGTATTTGCTTTCGATGTTAGAGATTATTCAAAATTTACTCAAGAGTACACTGGTCAAATACATGATTTTGAAGATTTTGACATAGAAAATGTTGTCGTATCTGGAGAATTCAATTTATGGTCCAGAGATAATTGGAAAATGAATAAGATTGATGAGTACAACTACGAACTTAGAAAAAGCTTGGACGATTTTACCGATGAATTTTCATGGGAATTCAAATTTGTTATCAATAACTCTTATTGGGCAGAACCTTCGAAAAACGACCCCAATATTTCCAAAGCAATAAAAGAAGGACGAAAACTCCGTAACGTTTATAACCTAAAAATGTATACGGCTTACCCAGAATATAATGGCAATGCTAGTTTTAAACTAAAAGGATATACAAATGCCAAAAAAGTAATTTTGGCAGGTTCTTTTAACAAATGGAACGAATCGCTTTTTAAAATGAATAAAACCCATGATGGCTGGGAATTAACATTGCAAATAAAACCTGGGGTATACGAATATCGTTTTATTGTTGATGGTCATTGGATGGAAGACCCCAACAATTCCAACAAAGTAACAAACGAGTTTGATGAATATAATTCTGTTATAGATATAAAAAAATATACCGCATTTAAACTAAAAGGGTATACAACTGCTAAAAAAGTAATTCTGGCTGGCTCCTTTAATAATTGGGACGAGCACGATTTTGTTATGCGTAAAATGGACTATGGATGGAAATACGTCGTACCTCTATCCGGCGGAAAACATCATTATAAATTTATAGTTGATGGCGTTTGGGTTGTAGATCCCAACAATAGTGTTAAGGAATACGATGGAAATGGACATGTAAACTCTGTATGTATGGTAAAATAA
- a CDS encoding aspartyl protease family protein: MPKHCCFILFLVFSVSLLHADHSHTPPILFPKAEIVNNYTTRIPFKLVDHLIVVEAELLNKKGNFIIDTGSQTMILNKHHFPDFYEYQRKQKATSGVLQSIDDIYERKVKEFALKSLKLHDKNSHVIDLSHIEKSKKIKLLGVIGYNILKDYEVFIDLYLNQITLTKVDRYGNKLSNNVYLEKIVDSLSFNLKNHTIVINGTINDQKVKFGLDTAAEFNQINKKINKKALKYFIPKKRLSLSGISNKKIEVLAGKLHRVKLSETVYFGPMLTVLTNLNKMNEAFGTQLDGVLGYAFFAQKRTIINYQKEKLYFINYPLNTQ; the protein is encoded by the coding sequence ATGCCAAAACACTGCTGTTTTATATTATTTCTGGTTTTTAGTGTTAGTCTGTTACATGCAGATCATAGCCACACCCCGCCTATTCTTTTCCCAAAGGCAGAAATTGTAAATAATTATACGACCCGAATCCCTTTTAAATTAGTTGACCATTTAATTGTTGTAGAAGCCGAACTTTTAAATAAAAAAGGCAACTTCATTATCGATACCGGTTCTCAAACCATGATACTTAATAAACACCATTTTCCAGACTTTTACGAATATCAAAGAAAACAGAAAGCAACATCTGGTGTTTTACAATCCATTGATGATATCTATGAAAGAAAGGTTAAAGAGTTTGCTTTAAAAAGTCTAAAACTTCACGATAAGAATTCTCATGTTATTGACCTTTCTCATATCGAAAAAAGTAAAAAAATTAAACTTTTGGGCGTTATAGGCTATAATATTTTAAAAGATTACGAAGTTTTTATAGACTTATACTTAAACCAAATAACACTTACAAAAGTAGATCGCTATGGAAATAAGTTAAGTAATAATGTGTATTTGGAAAAAATTGTAGATAGCCTAAGTTTTAACCTAAAGAACCATACCATTGTAATAAATGGAACCATTAACGACCAAAAAGTTAAATTTGGTTTAGACACTGCAGCAGAATTTAACCAAATAAACAAAAAGATTAACAAAAAAGCCCTTAAGTACTTTATTCCAAAGAAACGATTATCATTATCGGGTATAAGTAACAAGAAAATAGAAGTTCTGGCAGGCAAGTTACATCGGGTTAAACTAAGCGAAACCGTATATTTTGGCCCTATGCTTACCGTTCTAACCAATCTAAATAAAATGAACGAAGCGTTTGGTACGCAGTTAGATGGTGTTTTAGGCTATGCTTTTTTTGCCCAAAAAAGAACCATTATTAATTATCAAAAAGAAAAATTATATTTCATAAATTACCCGTTAAATACACAGTGA
- a CDS encoding L-threonylcarbamoyladenylate synthase gives MADFLKIYEENPNPKAIEKVVTVLKRGGVIIYPTDTVYGLGCDITNIKALERIAKIKGVKLEKSNFSFICHDLSNLSDYVKQIDTSVFKILKRALPGPYTFILPGSKSLPNPFKKRKTVGIRIPDNSIALEIVEQLGNPIISTSIYDEDEVIEYTTDPELILEKWDNLVDLVIDGGYGDNEASTVIDLSEDEPVVIREGKGSLEIF, from the coding sequence ATGGCCGATTTTTTAAAAATATATGAGGAGAACCCTAACCCGAAAGCGATTGAAAAAGTTGTGACTGTTTTAAAACGAGGCGGGGTTATTATTTATCCAACCGATACTGTTTATGGTTTGGGTTGCGACATTACTAATATTAAGGCTTTAGAGCGTATTGCTAAAATTAAAGGCGTAAAGCTCGAAAAGTCTAATTTCTCATTTATATGCCATGATTTAAGTAATTTGAGCGACTATGTAAAGCAAATAGATACATCGGTTTTTAAGATTTTAAAACGAGCGCTTCCGGGACCTTATACGTTTATTCTTCCAGGGTCTAAATCGTTACCTAATCCGTTTAAAAAAAGAAAAACGGTTGGTATTCGTATACCTGATAATAGCATTGCTTTAGAAATTGTGGAACAGCTTGGAAATCCTATTATATCTACTTCTATTTATGATGAGGATGAAGTTATTGAATACACCACAGATCCTGAGCTTATTTTAGAAAAATGGGACAATTTGGTCGATTTAGTAATCGATGGTGGTTATGGTGATAATGAAGCTTCTACTGTTATTGATTTGTCTGAAGATGAGCCTGTAGTTATAAGAGAAGGGAAGGGGAGTCTGGAGATTTTTTAA